The following coding sequences lie in one Gouania willdenowi chromosome 5, fGouWil2.1, whole genome shotgun sequence genomic window:
- the ippk gene encoding inositol-pentakisphosphate 2-kinase, which yields MEVDKMNEADWKYHGEGNKSLVVSHVQLSRVLRFLKYPAEDSENPPQTVEQAYRQIQNTVDFSSNVMSSLLGDKFIHSGEVVKLPLEFVRQLSIKVQQQRPAWRCDKVMDIYSGCALCLPNLTSPVLHQQTHTPTLCIEIKPKCGFLPSSKHVSKDIKTKVCRFCMHQHYKVANGKWKRRSLYCPLDLFSGNRQRMQFAIRHLTEEPQNNFKIFKGGQCIYSSKEGSDDSPDLNLLLHHLRPYFMNGNKRINSHMTSKAVLNDFIQVLVDALLSGGGEVMDRRGDGRSFCEASLFNKERVRHASPGLPSDSVLFRILQTQMLDMLDIEGLYPLYRRVEQHLQDFPKERSRLQIDGPYDEDFLEKLQKCPADDDCSVEHAVTKVHQYRVAMTAKDCSIMVTLVPSAEEKDDDDDDEGPRRVSVVRPPAFSCSVSVLDLDPKPFDSVARQLRLDQKIVSCYQRTGGTLPKAALPTLPAIFSAAEREECTLLFHPV from the exons CTCTCCAGAGTTTTACGATTTCTCAAATATCCAGCAGAAGACTCGGAAAACCCACCACAG ACGGTGGAGCAGGCCTACAGGCAGATCCAGAACACCGTGGACTTCAGTTCCAACGTGATGAGCAGTCTACTGGGAGACAAGTTCATCCACAGCGGG GAAGTCGTCAAACTGCCTCTGGAGTTTGTCCGacagctgtcaatcaaagtTCAACAACAGAGACCAG cctGGCGCTGTGATAAAGTGATGGACATCTACAGTGGCTGTGCTCTATGTCTGCCCAATCTGACGTCTCCAGTTCTccaccaacaaacacacactcctaCACTTTGCATTGAAATCAAG CCTAAATGTGGCTTCTTACCGTCCTCCAAACACGTCAGCAAAGACATTAAGACCAAAGTGTGTCGCTTCTGCATGCATCAACACTACAAG GTGGCCAACGGGAAGTGGAAGAGACGCAGCCTGTACTGTCCTCTGGACCTGTTCTCAGG GAACAGACAAAGGATGCAGTTCGCAATCAGACACCTGACAGAAGAACCTCAGAACAACTTCAAGATATTCAAG ggcGGTCAGTGCATCTACAGCAGTAAGGAGGGCAGCGACGACTCTCCAGACCTGAACCTGCTGTTACATCATCTCAGACCATACTTCATGAACGGAAACAAGCGGATCAACAGTCACATGACGAGCAAAGCTGTTCTCAACGACTTCATCCAG gtgctgGTGGACGCTCTGCTCAGTGGTGGAGGAGAAGTGATGGACAGGAGGGGAGATGGGCGGAGCTTCTGTGAAGCCAGTCTCTTCAACAAAGAGAGGGTTCGACACG CCTCTCCAGGTTTACCCAGCGACAGCGTTTTGTTCCGGATCCTTCAGACTCAGATGTTGGACATGTTGGACATCGAGGGACTTTATCCACTTTACCGCAGAGTGGAGCAGCATCTGCAGGACTTCCCCAAAGAAAG GTCACGACTTCAGATTGACGGGCCGTATGACGAGGACTTCCTGGAGAAGCTGCAGAAATGCCCGGCGGACGACGACTGCTCCGTGGAGCACGCCGTTACCAAG GTTCATCAGTACCGCGTTGCCATGACAGCCAAGGACTGCTCTATCATGGTCACTCTTGTTCCCAGTGCTGAGGAAAAGgacgatgacgatgatgatgaagg TCCGAGGCGTGTGAGCGTCGTGCGGCCCCCAGCGTTCTCTTGCTCCGTCTCCGTCCTGGATTTGGACCCCAAACCTTTCGACAGCGTTGCTCGTCAGCTGCGTTTGGACCAGAAGATCGTATCCTGCTACCAGAGAACTGGAGGCACTCTGCCCAAGGCCGCCCTCCCCACACTCCCCGCCATCTTCTCGGCGGCGGAACGGGAGGAGTGCACGCTGCTCTTTCACCCCGTGTGA